One region of Citrus sinensis cultivar Valencia sweet orange chromosome 6, DVS_A1.0, whole genome shotgun sequence genomic DNA includes:
- the LOC102621875 gene encoding uncharacterized protein LOC102621875 has translation MAMNMMRSQSSLNIAAPPPSPTPSAPPSPIPRAAGSRSAANQILAEFLEKSLQVPELALREPHSQRVPEEINLRSLVLGENYWLDRVMKSAREFGAFRIRCHGISAEELRALVRETERVFGILEERDTGYRRDIGRRNDNKEEIVWVRSGKERMEWAREYIGPELFRSFSEKVEDVASKLDAIAQLLGQVFVQQLGRQLGKMCQEQSVLSIYRYNHNNIMSEQSPSPSERHHNHSCNQVLSLHLPFRQCKYWVETTQSPFSFNAGPDVIVVTVGKQLEEWSMGEFKSVYGEMIHPPDLKASYSLELKCSSLNLKQSFSKTQKKISIVDQILIGLVIGVLYHIFKFLWS, from the exons ATGGCCATGAATATGATGCGCTCCCAGAGTAGTTTAAACATCGCGGCGCCGCCTCCTTCGCCCACCCCGTCGGCGCCCCCGTCTCCGATTCCGAGAGCCGCAGGATCGCGCTCGGCAGCCAATCAGATCTTAGCCGAGTTCCTAGAAAAATCGCTGCAGGTTCCGGAGCTAGCATTGCGAGAACCGCACAGCCAGCGAGTTCCCGAAGAAATCAACCTGCGATCACTCGTGTTGGGAGAGAATTACTGGCTGGATCGGGTTATGAAATCGGCTCGTGAATTTGGCGCGTTTAGGATTAGATGTCACGGCATTTCGGCGGAGGAGTTACGTGCATTGGTGAGAGAAACCGAGCGAGTCTTCGGAATTCTGGAGGAGAGAGACACGGGATATCGGCGAGACATCGGGAGGCGAAATGACAATAAGGAGGAGATTGTGTGGGTTCGTTCTGGCAAGGAAAGAATGGAGTGGGCTCGGGAATATATCGGACCCGAATTGTTTCGGAGTTTTAG TGAGAAGGTAGAGGATGTTGCAAGTAAACTTGATGCCATTGCCCAACTATTGGGTCAAGTTTTTGTACAACAGTTGGGTAGGCAACTTGGGAAAATGTGCCAGGAGCAGTCTGTTCTAAGCATATACAGATACAACCACAATAATATTATGAGTGAACAAAGTCCTTCACCCAGTGAGAGACATCACAACCATTCGTGTAATCAAGTTCTAAGCCTCCACCTACCCTTCAGGCAATGTAAATATTGGGTGGAAACAACACAATCCCCTTTCTCTTTCAATGCAGGTCCAGATGTGATCGTTGTCACAGTGGGAAAGCAGCTTGAG GAATGGAGTATGGGAGAGTTCAAAAGTGTTTATGGGGAAATGATCCATCCTCCAGACCTTAAAGCTTCTTACTCCTTGGAGCTCAAGTGTTCATctctaaatttaaaacaaagtTTTAGCAAAACCCAAAAGAAAATCTCCATAGTCGATCAGATTCTGATTGGGCTCGTCATTGGTGTCCTATATCATATTTTCAAGTTTCTATGGTCATGA
- the LOC102622163 gene encoding probable serine/threonine-protein kinase WNK5, with amino-acid sequence MYKNKSTRSAGCVDGAKAPLGYVETDPSGRYGRFREILGKGAMKTVYKAFDEVLAIEVAWNQVKLNEVFRSPEELQRLYCEVHLLKNLNHDSIIRFYASWIDVDRRTFNFITEMFTSGTLREYRKKYTRVDIRAVKNWARQILRGIAYLHGHDPPVIHRDLKCDNIFVNGHLGQIKIGDLGLAAILRGSQQAHSVIGNPEFMAPELYEEDYNELVDIYSFGMCVLEMLTSEYPYSECSNPAQIYKKVTSGKLPGAFHRIQDAEARRFVGKCLENVSKRLPAKELLLDPFLASDAGEPLLIPQVPSFQNLNPNGAVMELVPKFAVDSDRRKSTDMTITGTMNPEDDTIFLKVQITDKDGQARNIYFPFDIFNDTATEVALEMVKELEITDWEPLEIAEMIEQEISSLVPNWKECGSPQFCHQHSFSYEDEDDDNDDDGIYHPFYSNSSHSSSHASLPAFFTNNANSPPSWLQQEDLLGNDDASSNGSVSSFKYSSWDYHSGNEDDSEFSHRAGEPLCIARATQKSTRFCPEAAMNNDRCNSEDVNSRKACRSNSNNHRKLSRIRSLVDVRSQLLHRSLVEEIHKRRLFKTVGAVENIGFHEPANCAAYGRCPVSRS; translated from the exons ATGTATAAGAACAAGAGTACTCGTTCAGCAGGATGTGTTGATGGTGCCAAGGCTCCGCTTGGATACGTCGAAACTGATCCTTCTGGTCGCTACGGACGT TTCAGAGAAATTCTAGGCAAAGGAGCTATGAAGACTGTGTATAAGGCATTTGATGAGGTCTTGGCAATAGAAGTGGCGTGGAATCAAGTGAAGCTTAACGAGGTCTTCCGTTCACCGGAGGAATTGCAGAGGCTCTATTGTGAAGTTCATCTTCTCAAGAACCTCAATCATGACTCCATCATTCGATTCTACGCGTCTTGGATTGATGTTGATCGAAGAACCTTCAATTTCATCACTGAAATGTTCACCTCTGGCACCCTTAGAGA GTACAGGAAAAAGTACACGCGAGTGGATATTCGTGCGGTTAAGAACTGGGCACGACAAATTCTGCGAGGAATTGCTTATCTGCACGGCCATGACCCTCCAGTGATACACAGAGACCTCAAATGTGATAACATTTTCGTCAATGGCCATCTTGGGCAAATCAAAATTGGAGATCTAGGCCTAGCAGCTATTCTCCGCGGCTCTCAGCAAGCTCACAGTGTTATAGGCAA CCCTGAATTCATGGCCCCCGAATTGTACGAAGAGGATTATAATGAGCTAGTTGATATTTACTCCTTTGGCATGTGTGTGTTAGAGATGCTTACATCCGAGTACCCATATAGCGAGTGCTCCAATCCTGCACAAATTTACAAGAAAGTGACTTCG GGGAAATTGCCAGGAGCATTCCACAGAATTCAAGATGCAGAGGCACGGCGTTTTGTGGGGAAATGTTTGGAGAATGTTTCAAAAAGGTTACCAGCTAAAGAGCTCTTGCTCGACCCGTTTCTAGCTTCTGATGCAGGGGAGCCCTTGCTTATCCCACAAGTcccaagttttcaaaatttaaatcctAATGGAGCAGTGATGGAGCTAGTGCCAAAGTTTGCGGTTGATTCTGATCGAAGGAAGAGTACTGATATGACCATAACAGGCACAATGAATCCTGAAGATGATACAATTTTCCTGAAAGTACAGATTACAGACAAAGATG GTCAAGCTAGAAACATATACTTCCCCTTTGACATTTTCAATGATACTGCAACTGAAGTTGCCTTGGAGATGGTGAAAGAATTGGAGATTACTGATTGGGAACCACTTGAAATTGCTGAAATGATAGAGCAAGAAATATCTTCTTTGGTCCCGAATTGGAAGGAATGTGGCTCTCCTCAATTCTGTCATCAACACAGCTTTAGctatgaagatgaagatgatgacaATGACGACGATGGAATCTACCACCCTTTCTACTCTAACTCTTCCCATTCCTCGTCGCACGCTTCTCTCCCAGCTTTCTTCACAAACAATGCGAATTCTCCTCCCAGTTGGCTTCAACAAG AAGACTTGTTGGGCAATGATGATGCGAGTTCCAATGGTTCTGTTAGTTCTTTCAAGTACTCAAGCTGGGATTACCACTCAGGCAATGAAGATGATTCTGAGTTCAGCCACAGAGCAGGAGAGCCACTCTGCATTGCAAGGGCAACTCAAAAATCTACAAGATTCTGCCCTGAAGCTGCTATGAACAATGACCGCTGCAATAGTGAAGATGTAAATTCCCGGAAAGCTTGTAGGTCAAACAGTAATAACCACAGGAAATTATCCAGGATTCGGTCACTGGTGGATGTACGGAGCCAGTTGTTGCACAGGTCACTGGTGGAGGAAATCCACAAGAGGCGACTGTTTAAGACGGTTGGTGCTGTTGAGAACATTGGGTTTCATGAGCCAGCTAATTGTGCCGCTTACGGAAGATGCCCCGTTTCCAGATCATGA